The Haloarcula sp. H-GB4 genome contains a region encoding:
- a CDS encoding ABC transporter substrate-binding protein, whose translation MSDSSLRSGKRRRFIKSAGAATVTLLAGCGGSDSSESTPGDGGDGDSGASTGDQSNSITTLTVRHFVNDHIETFYEKHNPILKKEHGIKVDFETMGWGVARKKQNNSISTRTGPDVEEIASTWMPQQVNSDGWMDLGEAGVSMPTDNIYESPLQIGEFDGVRAGFPWFWGPRGHIYYKSLFEEAGIDGPPSTWDELANDATKYNEQAEKWEQEGYNTRYLFGIPGANNWAVVQYYMMLIWQNGGSVIDGSKPTFDSDAAVEALNFYKDLSTTHKASPQASVEWNGVARNNAFSSKRIASTWQGLRVANEIDAELGVGKPPAGHRGESSTFFGVNLMGIHPWTKKKGAAATFIEYLMQPAVNAELAKGSGFLPTIKSSFEQEAFQGELYQSFSEDVLNSTNAKTAPQVVGWGDVSGAIKGAVTKVLTKAATNSWSEGDTEAALQQAAMQAENALQG comes from the coding sequence ATGTCAGACAGTAGTTTGCGGAGTGGCAAGCGACGTCGCTTCATCAAAAGCGCCGGCGCGGCAACGGTCACGCTACTCGCAGGCTGTGGCGGCAGTGACAGTTCAGAGAGTACTCCCGGAGATGGTGGGGATGGCGATTCCGGCGCGAGCACCGGGGACCAGTCGAACAGTATAACCACCCTCACAGTCCGTCACTTCGTCAATGACCACATTGAGACGTTCTACGAGAAACACAATCCGATACTGAAGAAAGAACACGGGATCAAGGTGGATTTCGAAACGATGGGCTGGGGCGTCGCTCGGAAGAAGCAAAACAACAGTATTTCGACCCGGACCGGTCCAGATGTCGAAGAAATCGCATCGACGTGGATGCCACAACAGGTCAATTCTGACGGCTGGATGGACCTCGGCGAGGCCGGCGTCTCAATGCCGACAGACAATATCTACGAGTCACCGCTTCAAATAGGCGAGTTCGATGGTGTCCGGGCTGGATTCCCCTGGTTCTGGGGACCACGTGGACATATTTACTATAAATCGCTGTTCGAGGAAGCTGGTATCGATGGCCCGCCATCGACCTGGGACGAACTCGCGAATGATGCGACGAAGTACAATGAACAGGCCGAAAAGTGGGAACAGGAGGGCTACAACACGAGATACCTGTTTGGCATTCCTGGTGCGAACAACTGGGCCGTCGTCCAGTACTATATGATGCTCATCTGGCAAAACGGTGGGAGCGTGATTGATGGGTCCAAGCCGACATTTGACAGTGATGCGGCGGTGGAGGCGCTGAATTTCTACAAGGACCTGTCGACGACGCACAAGGCGTCTCCACAAGCGTCAGTCGAGTGGAACGGCGTTGCACGGAATAACGCGTTTAGCAGCAAGCGGATAGCCTCTACGTGGCAAGGGCTCAGGGTTGCAAATGAGATTGATGCCGAACTCGGCGTCGGCAAGCCACCAGCTGGTCACCGAGGAGAGTCGTCTACCTTCTTCGGAGTGAATCTCATGGGTATCCATCCTTGGACGAAGAAGAAGGGCGCAGCCGCGACATTCATCGAATATCTGATGCAGCCAGCGGTCAACGCAGAGCTCGCGAAGGGGTCTGGCTTCCTGCCGACTATCAAGAGTAGCTTCGAGCAAGAAGCCTTCCAGGGTGAGCTGTATCAATCTTTCAGTGAAGACGTGCTGAACAGTACAAATGCCAAGACAGCGCCACAAGTTGTGGGATGGGGTGATGTCTCCGGAGCAATCAAAGGGGCTGTCACGAAAGTGCTCACGAAGGCAGCAACCAACTCCTGGTCCGAAGGCGATACCGAGGCGGCACTCCAGCAGGCTGCGATGCAGGCGGAGAACGCGCTACAGGGCTGA
- a CDS encoding carbohydrate ABC transporter permease, which yields MMLLVHGIPVILGFVMSFYEFPSLRYTDWFRPETFVGLDHFAKVFQKDTIYGAQFWNSLKVTILYTVGSVIGTYGLGLVTALTLDKQFRGKLVARTVILIPYVTPVVVTLLTWRMMFRSDTGVINALLRQAGLIEGSLFWLLGPNSLYAIIIANVWRNFPYAAIMLYAGLQSIPEQLYEAAEIDGAGRWGKLRYVTLPQLKPVSAVILLLLILWTFINFPVPYILLGGSPSESGNVLMLLIYSFGFKQSAYGIGSALSAMLFLFSMTIAYVYYKRVVASSYDGGAI from the coding sequence ATGATGCTTCTCGTCCACGGGATTCCGGTCATTCTCGGGTTCGTTATGAGCTTCTATGAGTTCCCGTCGCTCAGATACACCGACTGGTTCCGCCCTGAGACGTTTGTCGGGCTTGACCACTTCGCGAAGGTGTTCCAGAAAGATACGATCTATGGCGCACAGTTCTGGAACTCGCTCAAAGTCACCATTCTGTATACGGTCGGGTCGGTGATAGGGACGTACGGTCTCGGGCTCGTCACCGCGCTTACCCTCGATAAGCAGTTCCGGGGCAAGCTTGTCGCGAGAACCGTGATTCTGATTCCGTATGTGACGCCGGTTGTCGTCACGCTGCTTACCTGGCGGATGATGTTCCGGAGCGATACTGGAGTCATCAACGCGTTACTCCGTCAGGCTGGACTCATAGAGGGCTCCCTGTTCTGGCTTCTGGGTCCAAACTCACTGTATGCGATAATCATCGCAAACGTCTGGCGGAACTTCCCGTATGCGGCAATCATGTTGTACGCTGGGTTGCAATCAATTCCTGAACAGTTGTACGAGGCTGCCGAGATCGATGGGGCCGGCAGATGGGGGAAACTGCGGTACGTCACGCTGCCACAGTTGAAGCCCGTCTCTGCCGTCATTTTACTGCTATTGATACTCTGGACCTTCATCAATTTCCCCGTCCCGTATATTTTGCTGGGTGGGTCACCCAGCGAATCGGGGAACGTCCTGATGTTGCTCATTTACTCCTTTGGCTTCAAACAGAGTGCGTACGGAATCGGGTCCGCACTCAGCGCGATGCTGTTCCTGTTCTCGATGACCATCGCATACGTCTATTACAAACGCGTTGTGGCCTCTAGCTACGACGGAGGTGCTATCTGA
- a CDS encoding carbohydrate ABC transporter permease, with amino-acid sequence MLSSLMAAVGSESTTVPDEMRLTADGKELVYQLLWRSVLILILIFAIFPVWMMFTTSFKTRDEVLQLGLDIIPADPYVQNYFLMFQRFPLVDYYVNSLVISSVTTVLSLLIGGLAAYSLSRYEFPGKEKFEMGALATQMIPGVLILIPMFLLFIVMDQSANIPMKDTYHGMIFLYTTFTVPFTIWMLRGYFDTIPTALEEAARIDGCTRTQALFRVVMPLAAPGLAATGMFVFLLAFNEVLFASVLATDNVTPFSIGIQNFQQQDQTMWGQMMAASTLAAVPLLAIFVVFQRQIVSGLTSGSVKQ; translated from the coding sequence ATGCTCAGTTCGCTCATGGCTGCTGTCGGGTCAGAAAGTACGACGGTGCCCGACGAAATGCGGCTAACTGCGGATGGGAAAGAGCTCGTATACCAGCTGCTCTGGCGGTCCGTGCTCATCCTCATTCTCATATTCGCGATATTCCCCGTCTGGATGATGTTCACGACATCGTTCAAAACCCGCGATGAAGTGTTGCAGCTCGGGCTCGATATAATCCCAGCGGACCCCTATGTCCAGAACTACTTCCTGATGTTCCAGCGGTTCCCGCTTGTTGACTACTACGTTAACAGCCTGGTCATTTCGAGTGTGACCACCGTCCTCTCGTTGCTTATCGGTGGATTAGCTGCCTACTCGTTGTCGCGATACGAGTTCCCCGGCAAGGAGAAGTTCGAGATGGGGGCACTCGCAACGCAGATGATCCCCGGCGTACTCATCCTCATCCCGATGTTTCTGTTGTTCATTGTCATGGACCAGTCCGCGAACATCCCGATGAAGGACACGTACCATGGGATGATATTCCTCTATACGACGTTTACTGTCCCATTCACCATCTGGATGCTTCGTGGGTACTTCGACACGATTCCGACCGCACTGGAGGAAGCCGCGCGGATCGACGGCTGTACGCGGACGCAGGCCCTGTTCCGCGTCGTGATGCCGCTCGCAGCACCAGGGCTGGCCGCGACTGGGATGTTCGTGTTCCTGCTCGCGTTCAACGAGGTGCTGTTCGCGTCAGTTCTGGCGACTGACAACGTGACGCCGTTCTCTATTGGGATCCAGAACTTCCAGCAACAGGATCAGACGATGTGGGGCCAGATGATGGCTGCCTCGACCCTCGCCGCTGTGCCACTGCTCGCAATCTTCGTCGTGTTTCAGCGGCAGATCGTTTCCGGGCTAACTTCCGGGAGTGTCAAGCAGTAA